A genome region from Mastacembelus armatus chromosome 8, fMasArm1.2, whole genome shotgun sequence includes the following:
- the epor gene encoding erythropoietin receptor, whose product MTCDHLSRVLALYAIFCAMRTASTVQDARHLETKVSLLLKEEPENPKCFAEGRKDFTCFWEEDEERAGALDQYSFTYTYQNENSNSCPLTVLPAAGGKRLFVCYFNRTQQFVQMDIRIHRDGRLIHNRSLLIELLFLLDPPANVTLSSTGQQGQLNVSWVPPPLKYMDDSMMYELSYAVADGHFGQVEVVRASSELILRGLQPGTPYKVRVRVKLDGITYSGYWSAWSEPVFMETLPAELDPIIMSLAFIISFIFTVLSLAVLLSHRRVLVKKVWPTIPTPDSKFQGLFTVYGGDFQEWLGQTNGVLWLTPGFSYPGEHPSPLEVLSELSLCPLLPSPPRPPKVSRALPGNRKKDTVKKSQDEVEPMERGEPSLAEGWRATPHNPWLMDRLRALHQNNVPCSQSSLLESQDAYVTLSANEQSGPEHLDDFLEETLPLEVLFTSRKTVLCESHSDLGSVQQSSGSGHLSSQSSFEYPNHSWAPRGPGYAYMAVADSGVSMDYSPMSRVDDIGKMVIYANDYKNEIPAPRKPFLLRQHLVHDDG is encoded by the exons ATGACGTGTGATCACCTGAGCCGAGTGTTGGCACTTTACGCGATATTCTGCGCCATGCGAACAGCGTCCACGGTCCAGGACGCAAGACATTTGGAAACGAAAG TGTCTTTGCTGCTCAAAGAGGAGCCAGAAAACCCCAAATGCTTTGCTGAAGGCCGGAAGGACTTCACGTGTTTCtgggaggaagatgaggagaggGCCGGCGCACTGGACCAGTACTCCTTCACATACACCTACCA GAACgaaaacagcaacagctgcCCCCTGACCGTCCTGCCTGCCGCAGGCGGAAAGAGGCTGTTCGTCTGCTACTTCAACCGAACCCAGCAGTTTGTCCAGATGGACATCCGCATCCATCGGGATGGACGGCTGATCCACAATCGCAGCCTCCTCATCGAGCTTTTGT TTCTCCTGGACCCTCCTGCTAACGTGACTCTCAGCAGCACGGGGCAGCAGGGCCAGCTCAACGTCAGCTGGGTGCCGCCTCCTCTCAAGTACATGGATGACAGCATGATGTACGAGCTCAGCTACGCCGTGGCAGACGGTCACTTTGGGCAG gtggaggtggtgagGGCCAGCTCAGAGCTGATCCTCAGGGGCCTGCAGCCAGGCACGCCGTATAAGGTGCGAGTTCGTGTGAAGCTGGACGGGATTACCTACAGTGGGTACTGGAGTGCCTGGAGTGAGCCGGTATTCATGGAAACGCTGCCTGCAG AACTCGACCCCATCATCATGTCCCTGGCTTTCATCATCTCCTTCATCTTCACTGTCCTGTCGCTCGCTGTGCTCTTGTCTCATCGCAG GGTTCTCGTAAAGAAGGTGTGGCCAACGATTCCAACTCCTGACAGCAAGTTCCAGGGGCTTTTTACTGTGTATGGTGGAGACTTCCAG GAGTGGTTGGGGCAGACCAATGGAGTTTTGTGGTTGACTCCAGGCTTCTCCTACCCAGGCGAACACCCTTCTCCCCTGGAGGTACTCTCAGAACTCAGCCTTTGTCCCTTACTGCCCTCCCCACCTCGGCCACCCAAGGTCTCCAGAGCTTTACCTGGCAACAGAAAGAAGGACACGGTGAAGAAGAGCCAGGATGAGGTAGAGCCGATGGAAAGGGGAGAGCCATCTCTGGCCGAGGGGTGGAGAGCCACACCACACAACCCCTGGCTGATGGATCGCTTACGGGCGCTCCACCAGAACAACGTCCCCTGCTCCCAGTCTTCACTGCTGGAGTCCCAAGACGCCTATGTCACCCTCAGCGCCAATGAGCAAAGCGGACCCGAGCACCTGGATGACTTTCTAGAAGAGACTTTACCTCTGGAAGTGCTTTTTACCTCCAGAAAGACAGTGTTGTGTGAGTCTCACTCTGACCTGGGCTCCGTTCAGCAGAGCTCCGGCTCAGGTCACCTTTCGTCCCAGTCCAGCTTTGAGTACCCAAACCACAGCTGGGCACCCAGAGGCCCTGGGTACGCCTACATGGCTGTGGCAGACTCTGGTGTCTCTATGGATTACAGCCCTATGAGCAGAGTGGACGACATCGGGAAAATGGTTATCTACGCCAATGACTACAAGAACGAGATCCCAGCTCCCAGAAAGCCCTTCCTGCTCAGGCAGCACCTTGTCCACGATGACGGCTGA
- the swsap1 gene encoding ATPase SWSAP1 produces MADILTLVFRTFMSQTGRMKPPSPGPPPPAAPSALLVGARSVSGSVLLLAAVTAASQAGRRVVFFSPAQIQSLPGTLQRLGPNMSPQSLKKIQFFYPRTLAELLQQVAGLHEATGPSSTPPSLIIVDRLESFLCSAGLHPGEQSCAAHLSALLCDTAAFFSQVLEQRAPCSAPCRILASFQKEMDTGPAGGEASAADPILNVLDRYFQTRCTLAQDSGYEAAAAGLQEVWHVYLSGTTDCEDVVQEWQLLISPDGLMEFKWI; encoded by the exons ATGGCGGACATCTTAACGCTTGTGTTCAGGACGTTTATGTCCCAGACGGGCCGGATGAAGCCGCCCAGCCCCGGGCCCCCGCCGCCCGCGGCCCCCAGCGCCCTGCTGGTCGGGGCGCGAAGCGTCAGCGGCTCCGTGCTGCTGCTGGCGGCCGTGACCGCCGCGTCCCAGGCCGGGAGGAGGGTGGTGTTCTTCAGCCCGGCACAGATCCAGAGTCTGCCGGGGACCCTGCAGAGGCTGGGCCCGAACATGAGCCCACAGAGTCTGAAG AAAATCCAGTTCTTCTACCCGAGGACTCTGGCGGAGCTGCTCCAGCAGGTGGCCGGTCTTCACGAGGCCACCGGCCCATCTTCCACTCCCCCCTCTCTAATCATCGTAGACCGGCTGGAGAGCTTCCTGTGCTCTGCTGGACTCCACCCAGGTGAACAGTCCTGTGCTGCACACCTGTCTGCGCTGTTGTGCGACACCGCCGCCTTTTTCAGTCAAGTCCTGGAGCAGCGGGCACCCTGCTCGGCTCCCTGCCGCATCCTCGCCTCCTTCCAGAAAGAAATGGACACTGGACCAGCTGGCGGGGAAGCCTCTGCAGCAGACCCCATCCTCAATGTCCTCGATCGCTATTTCCAGACACGCTGCACTCTGGCCCAGGACAGCGGctatgaagctgcagcagctggactgCAGGAGGTGTGGCACGTTTACCTTTCTGGGACCACAGACTGTGAGGATGTGGTGCAGGAGTGGCAGCTGTTGATCTCTCCTGATGGTTTAATGGAGTTTAAGTGGATTTGA
- the znf653 gene encoding zinc finger protein 653, producing the protein MAQILADSEVPLDAERPGATGDRGDGVSRRCRGRPRLTDSDRAQRRLESRKKYDVRRVYLGESYKLWSELRRRTSLSDAGLAEYLVLLHCSQGETEPRRCGKKIPTGTSVKTGRKECVSSLQSLVCWYQEHSRSCPHEPQLRALRPQPDSSTAAVWQCDSRHSFVQHLFPPRWEVADSEDEERANREGEGGTAAKTDVSEAKNVVSRRRRKETHKQFRDVDASEVQPSAMSPMEQVAAPNPQPGVEASSREVELAGQPVWEMEVVMEREQASLGAAFHSIPSEEEAEDLRRGGVGGETLREEEEMGTLPHRYECVTSETTSLAEKLEKTDKDSGLSRSLGGSGPPALQVEEQSDLFDPQTLQTVVTSCEVPEQRTALEGSQLIIITGPSYEALASEGIQLNVGAGNVEEVTCTVIGGVTYNQVCTPGSKARTVEDEDSLSGLTDKQLLHPAVASLELSGDRELQRSLSSVRSKRNRRGPVIDADGMLKMFHCPYEGCSQVYVAISSFQNHVNLVHRKGRTKVCPHPGCGKKFYLSNHLHRHMIIHSGVRDFICETCGKSFKRKNHLEVHRRTHTGETPLQCEICGYQCRQRASLNWHMKKHTPEAHYNFTCEFCNKRFEKLDSVKFHKLKSHPDKQAS; encoded by the exons ATGGCGCAGATCCTGGCGGATTCGGAGGTCCCCTTGGACGCGGAGCGACCTGGGGCCACGGGGGACCGAGGGGACGGTGTTTCGAGGCGCTGCAGAGGAAGACCCAGGCTCACGGACTCCGACCGAGCCCAGAGGCGCCTCGAGTCCCGGAAGAAGTACGACGTGAGGAGAGTGTACCTGGGGGAGTCCTACAAGCTGTGGAGCGAGCTCCGGAGGAGGACCAGCCTGAGCGATGCGGGACTGGCCGAGTACCTGGTTCTGCTGCACTGCAGCCAGGGGGAGACGGAGCCGAGACGCTGCGG GAAGAAGATTCCCACAGGAACATCGGTGAAAACAG GCAGGAAGGAGTGTGTGTCCAGTCTGCAGAGCCTGGTGTGTTGGTACCAGGAGCACTCCCGCTCCTGCCCCCACGAGCCGCAGCTCCGAGCCCTGCGGCCCCAGCCCGACTCCTCCACCGCCGCCGTGTGGCAGTGTGACTCCAGACACTCGTTTGTGCAGCACCTGTTCCCGCCACGATGGGAGGTTGCTGACTCTGAGGATGAGGAGCGAGCAAACAGAGAGGGTGAAGGAGGGACGGCAGCAAAAACAGACGTGTCTGAGGCTAAAAATGTTgtgagcaggaggagaagaaaagagacgCACAAACAATTCAGAG ATGTAGATGCTTCTGAGGTGCAACCTTCAGCCATGAGCCCGATGGAGCAGGTCGCGGCTCCAAACCCACAGCCCGGTGTTGAGGCATCGTCCAGGGAGGTCGAGCTGGCGGGACAGCCTGTGTGGGAGATGGAGGTGGTGATGGAGCGAGAGCAGGCGTCCCTGGGTGCAGCTTTCCATTCCATCCCctcagaggaggaggcagaggatcTGAGGCGAGGTGGAGTAGGTGGAGAGACtctcagagaagaagaagaaatggggACTCTGCCTCACAGGTATGAGTGTGTTACGAGCGAGACCACATCTTTAGCAGAGAAACTGGAGAAGACGGACAAAGACTCGGGGCTGTCACGCAGCCTGGGAGGCTCTGGCCCTCCAGCCCTGCAGGTGGAAGAGCAGAGTGACCTGTTTGACCCCCAGACGCTGCAGACGGTGGTGACCAGCTGTGAGGTTCCCGAGCAGAGGACGGCGTTGGAAGGCTCACAG TTAATTATCATCACTGGGCCCAGCTACGAGGCTCTGGCATCAGAGGGCATCCAACTCAACGTGGGAGCCGGAAACGTGGAAGAAGTCACCTGCACTGTTATCGGGGGTGTGACCTACAACCAGGTGTGCACACCTGGCTCAAAGGCCCGGACAGTGGAGGATGAAGACTCCCTGTCAG GTTTGACtgacaaacagctgctgcaccCAGCTGTTGCTTCTCTGGAGCTGAGTGGGGACAGAGAGCTGCAGAGGAGTCTGAGCAG CGTCAGGTCAAAGAGAAACAGGCGAGGTCCGGTCATCGACGCTGATGGGATGCTCAAGATGTTCCACTGTCCGTACGAGGGCTGCAGTCAAGTCTATGTAGCTATTAGCAGCTTTCAG AATCACGTGAACCTGGTTCACAGGAAGGGGAGGACCAAGGTTTGCCCTCATCCAGGCTGTGGAAAAAAGTTCTACCTGTCGAACCACCTGCATCGCCACATGATCATCCATTCAG GGGTCAGAGATTTCATCTGTGAGACTTGCGGAAAATCCTTCAAGCGGAAGAATCACCTGGAGGTTCACAGGCGGACGCACACAGGAGAGACACCACTGCA GTGTGAAATCTGTGGCTACCAGTGTCGCCAGCGGGCCTCTCTGAACTGGCACATGAAGAAACACACTCCGGAGGCCCACTACAACTTCACCTGCGAGTTCTGCAACAAGAGGTTCGAGAAGCTGGACAGTGTAAAGTTCCACAAGCTAAAGAGCCACCCGGACAAGCAGGCGAGCTGA